The following are encoded together in the Penicillium digitatum chromosome 3, complete sequence genome:
- a CDS encoding Ketoreductase — protein MVKVLLTGGSGFIAAHIVDILLQHGFDTVVTVRSEEKGNRIIEAHPDVPNEKLSYVTVKDVAKDGAFDEAVKSTPPFDYVLHTASPFHFNVQDPVKDFLDPAIKGTTGILKAIKEYAPTVKRVVITSSFAAIVNGKQHPKVYSEKEWNPLTWEESMDHSQVYRGSKTFAEKAAWAFVEKEKPNFDIATINPPLVFGPIVHYLNSLEAINTSNQRLRNIVQGQMKEKIAPTGNFLWVDVRDVALAHVRALEVPEAGGERFFVTAGFFSNKELADIARETHPQLESKLPPADAPGDFPENIYEIDNTKSQKILGLKYRPLKQAVSDAIDSILAVGV, from the exons ATGGTTAAAGTTCTCTTGACTG GAGGGAGTGGCTTCATCGCCGCCCACATTGTTGACATCCTGCTGCAGCATGG TTTTGACACAGTTGTTACTGTACGATCCGAAGAGAAGGGCAATCGGATTATCGAGGCGCACCCCGACGTGCCGAACGAGAAGCTCTCTTATGTGACTGTCAAGGATGTAGCTAAGGACGGTGCATTTGATGAG GCCGTAAAATCAACCCCTCCCTTTGACTACGTTCTCCATACAGCATCTCCTTTCCATTTTAACGTCCAAGACCCTGTGAAAGACTTCCTAGACCCGGCCATCAAGGGAACAACCGGTATTTTGAAGGCAATCAAGGAATACGCTCCCACCGTGAAGAGAGTGGTAATCACATCATCTTTCGCTGCTATCGTGAATGGCAAGCAACACCCCAAGGTCTACAGCGAAAAAGAATGGAACCCCTTGACATGGGAGGAGTCGATGGATCACTCGCAAGTTTACCGCGGTAGCAAG ACTTTTGCGGAGAAAGCAGCCTGGGCCTTCGTCGAGAAGGAGAAGCCTAATTTCGATATTGCTACCATCAATCCACCACTGGTGTTTGGCCCGATCGTTCATTATCTTAACTCTCTTGAGGCTATCAACACCTCGAACCAGCGCCTGAGAAATATCGTCCAGGGTCAAATGAAGGAGAAAATAGCTCCAACAGGCAATTTCCTCTGGGTAGATGTGCGCGATGTGGCCCTTGCACATGTCAGAGCCCTTGAAGTCCCCGAAGCAGGAGGCGAGAGATTCTTTGTCACCGCTGGCTTCTTCTCGAATAAGGAACTTGCAGATATTGCTCGCGAGACCCACCCCCAGTTAGAGTCTAAGCTGCCCCCTGCGGACGCCCCAGGCGACTTCCCGGAAAACATCTATGAGATTGACAACACTAAGTCGCAAAAGATTCTTGGGCTCAAATATCGTCCACTAAAGCAAGCAGTCTCAGATGCCATTGATTCTATTCTAGCAGTTGGTGTTTAA
- a CDS encoding mitochondrial 37S ribosomal protein bS1m, with product MASARLSPTANLLRNSRLFALPKTLKGRNDQTSRESDSATLPYPIRASIVTPQSSLARGDWGLKRPLPAKSTSEKSSRPVVRVHALDTYEHVTDFESAADHTVTLEKFQELHMPMSLPSKVNYATSVVPRHQSPFETHLDNTETSQGLQEPGAKQFRHTGPWLAGQTEAEFAAYLKQVTRNKPELLQKLREQFVAKRSAEIRKLAQDNGEDLEAHPATVTDAEFKAYIKALRNDPFALGPVVFDLLDLASPPAVPSERIGRKYYQAPGSKLSSFEYAVSGPPKTHPSGGLSYTRSHALIHNHAQFGPQAHQRPVEARILRPKGRFKGRMARALAGIGGIAVEDLNAMTFVEQGTPPGLTFFDASIPGGGKYWVTPIRASVDSDGRIGLSSYRASATAKAPYGIEDYHKPSTLTISDVATAPSPLVPRLDRQPFGQPRFQPSTENRTRRQPTRGTEDVARSLLNNLNSRS from the coding sequence ATGGCCTCCGCCAGGCTATCACCAACGGCGAACTTGCTGCGAAACTCGCGTTTGTTCGCACTTCCTAAAACCCTCAAGGGCCGCAATGATCAAACATCGAGAGAATCCGACTCCGCAACTCTGCCCTACCCCATTCGAGCCTCCATCGTCACACCACAATCATCACTAGCCCGAGGCGATTGGGGACTGAAACGACCTTTACCGGCTAAATCAACATCAGAGAAATCATCGAGACCTGTCGTCAGGGTGCACGCCCTCGATACCTATGAACATGTCACCGACTTCGAATCCGCCGCAGATCACACCGTGACCCTCGAGAAGTTCCAGGAGCTGCACATGCCTATGTCTCTCCCCTCCAAAGTCAATTACGCCACAAGTGTTGTGCCACGACACCAAAGTCCGTTCGAAACGCATCTCGACAACACCGAGACCAGCCAGGGTCTTCAGGAACCTGGTGCCAAACAATTCAGACATACCGGTCCTTGGCTTGCTGGCCAGACGGAGGCAGAGTTCGCAGCGTACTTGAAGCAAGTGACTCGCAATAAGCCCGAGCTCCTGCAGAAGCTTCGCGAACAATTTGTCGCTAAGCGGTCTGCTGAGATCCGGAAACTGGCACAGGATAATGGAGAGGATTTGGAAGCCCATCCCGCAACTGTCACCGATGCGGAGTTCAAAGCCTACATCAAAGCTCTGCGTAATGACCCATTCGCTCTCGGTCCTGTGGTCTTTGATCTGCTCGACCTCGCTTCCCCGCCTGCGGTTCCCAGCGAGCGCATCGGGCGCAAATACTACCAGGCCCCTGGAAGCAAATTGTCCTCATTCGAATACGCCGTCTCAGGACCCCCGAAGACACACCCGTCTGGCGGTCTGTCCTACACACGATCACACGCTCTGATCCATAATCATGCCCAGTTTGGCCCGCAAGCCCACCAGCGCCCTGTCGAGGCTCGCATTTTGCGCCCCAAGGGCCGCTTCAAGGGACGCATGGCACGTGCCCTCGCAGGTATTGGTGGTATTGCTGTTGAAGATTTGAACGCAATGACCTTTGTGGAGCAAGGTACACCCCCTGGTCTAACTTTCTTCGATGCATCCATCCCTGGCGGAGGTAAATACTGGGTTACTCCCATCCGGGCTTCGGTTGACTCCGACGGCCGTATTGGCCTTTCATCTTATCGTGCAAGTGCAACTGCAAAGGCACCTTACGGAATCGAAGACTACCACAAGCCGAGTACCTTGACCATCTCCGATGTTGCCACTGCCCCATCCCCGCTTGTCCCAAGGTTGGACAGACAGCCATTCGGGCAGCCTCGATTCCAGCCTTCCACCGAGAATCGGACCCGGAGGCAACCAACAAGGGGGACAGAGGACGTCGCGCGCAGCCTtctcaacaacctcaacTCTAGGTCATAG
- a CDS encoding Tor: MAQAGAITDVTQRLFVELKSKNEEARARAAYELYENVLSVSRDWPSEKFVEFYNAVSQRIAQLVVNGSDANERIGGLLALDRLIDFDGVDAAQKTTRFASYLRSALRSNDNVVLVYAARSLGRLAKPGGALTAELVESEIQSALEWLQSERQESRRFAAVLVIRELAKGSPTLLYGFVPQVFELVWVALRDPKVLIRETAAEAVGECFEIIVARDSQVRQSWFARIHDEALLGLKSHNIDWIHGSILIIKELILKGTMFMKEHYRNACEIILRLKDHRDPKIRTEVVLTIPILASYAPTDFTEIYLHKFMVYLQAQLKRDKERNSAFIAIGKIANAVGTAIGQYLDGIIIYIREGLAMKAKNRSGVNEAPMFECISMLSLAVGQALSKYMEALLDPIFACGLSKSLTQALVDMAHYIPPIKPMIQEKLLDMLSIILCGTPFRPLGCPENRLPPMPSFAKDFAPHELHSDSDIALALHTLGSFDFSGHILNEFVRDVAINYVENDNPEIRKASALTCCQLFVHDPIINQTSGHSIQVVSEVIDKLLTVGIGDPDPEIRRTVLWSLDRKFDRHLARPENIRCLFLAVNDEVFDVKEAAICIIGRLSSVNPAYVFPPLRKLLVNLLTGLGFANTARQKEETAQLISLFVSNATKLIRSYVDPMVTALLPKSTDINPGVAATTLKAVGELANVGGHEMRQYLPQIMPIILDSLQDLSSHNKREAALRTLGQLASNSGYVIEPYMEYPHLLAVLINIIKTEQTGSLRKETIKLLGVLGALDPYKYQQISEIEPDVHHINEIQNVSDVALIMQGLTPSNEEYYPTVVIHTLMQNILRENSLAQYHSAVIDAIVTIFKTLGLKCVPFLGQIIPGFILVIRSAPSSRLESYFNQMAILVNIVRQHIRTFLPEIIEVIRDFWDASFQIQGTIISLVEAIARSLEGEFRKYLAGLIPLMLDTLDKDTSPRRLPSEKILHALLIFGTSGEEYMHLILPSIVRLFDRPQNPQSIRKSAIDSLTKLSRQVNVSDFASLMVHSLSRVVASGDRVLRQAAMDCICALIFQLGQDFTHYIHLLNKVLKTNQITHVNYQILVTKLQKGDPLPQDLNPEEVYAFPTDDTNFSEIGQKKIVVNQQHLKNAWDASQKSTREDWQEWIRRFSIELLKESPSPALRACASLAGIYQPLSRDLFNAAFVSCWTELYDQYQEELVRSIEKALTSPNISPEILQILLNLAEFMEHDDKALPIDIRTLGKYAAKCHAFAKALHYKELEFEQDQNSGAVEALITINNQLQQSDAAIGILRKAQAYRDVELKETWFEKLQRWDEALAAYKRREKTDPDSFGITMGKMRCLHALGEWKVLSDLAQEKWNQASLEHRRAIAPLAAAAAWGRGQWELMDSYLGVMKEQSPDRSFFGAILAIHRNQFEEANMYIEKARNGLDTELSALLGESYNRAYNVVVRVQMLAELEEIITYKQNIGDPEKQDAMRKTWNQRLLGCQQNVEVWQRMLKVRALVTAPRENLDMSIKFANLCRKSNRMGLAERSLASLETVVSDANGTHTIAPPEVTYARLKFSWANGHQLESLEMMKEFTSGLTDDFSRYNTLMVSNADHHGANGVNGVVDQNHPEAIRLKERIGDANKFRKLLSKSYLRQGEWQTTLQRGDWRPEQVREVLNAYSAATQYNRDSYKAWHSWALANFEVVTTISNQANREGMPAPVPAHIVTEHVIPAIRGFIRSIALSLTSSLQDTLRLLTLWFNHGGDHEVNTVVTEGFTAVNIDTWLAVTPQLIARINQPNIRVRGAVHRLLAEVGKAHPQALVYPLTVAMKSNVTRRSQSASNIMESMRQHSAKLVEQADLVSHELIRVAVLWHELWHEGLEEASRLYFGDHNVEGMFSTLAPFHDMLDKGAETLREVSFAQAFGRDLAEAKHYCMMYRESEEIGDLNQAWDLYYTVFRKISRQLPQLSTLDLKYVSPRLKDCSDLDLAVPGTYQSGKPVIRIMSFDPILHVLQTKKRPRRMTLKGSNGSSYMYLVKGHEDIRQDERVMQLFGLCNTLLDNDSESFKRHLSVQRFPAIPLSQSSGLLGWVSNSDTLHALIKEYRESRRILLNIEHRIMLQMAPDYDSLTLMQKVEVFGYAMDNTTGKDLYRVLWLKSKSSEAWLERRTNYTRSLGVMSMVGYILGLGDRHPSNLLLDRGNGRVVHIDFGDCFEIAMHREKYPERVPFRLTRMLTFAMEVSNIEGSYRITCEAVMRVLREHKDSLMAVLEAFIHDPLINWRLGTQESPDRVSHTADRRQSIMEGVNFEPGSQPPGDFSRRRRPSMLEGGILDAPEGVPQEAREAQNARALQVLARVKEKLTGRDFRNNEELSVSDQVDKLIAQATNVENICQHWIGWCSFW, translated from the exons ATGGCCCAAGCAGGTGCAATCACAGACGTGACCCAACGGTTGTTCGTGGAGCTCAAGTCAAAGAATGAGGAGGCCAGGGCCAGAGCTGCCTACGAGCTCTACGAGAATGTCCTATCGGTGTCCAGAG ATTGGCCATCGGAGAAGTTCGTGGAATTTTACAATGCCGTTAGCCAACGTATCGCCCAACTCGTGGTCAACGGTAGCGATGCAAACGAAAGAATCGGTGGCTTGTTAGCACTCGATCGGCTTATTGATTTTGACGGTGTCGATGCGGCTCAGAAAACAACCAGATTTGCCAGTTACTTGCGCAGCGCTCTTCGCAGCAATGATAACGTGGTCCTGGTGTATGCGGCCCGATCGCTGGGCCGGCTCGCGAAGCCCGGCGGGGCTCTGACCGCAGAACTGGTGGAAAGCGAAATACAATCAGCATTAGAATGGTTGCAATCGGAGCGCCAGGAAAGTCGGCGGTTTGCAGCAGTGCTTGTGATCCGGGAATTGGCCAAGGGCTCTCCAACACTCCTCTACGGCTTCGTTCCGCAGGTCTTCGAGCTTGTCTGGGTTGCCCTTCGAGACCCCAAAGTCCTTATCCGTGAGACTGCTGCCGAGGCGGTCGGTGAATGCTTTGAAATAATCGTGGCTCGTGATTCTCAAGTCCGTCAATCATGGTTTGCGCGAATACACGATGAAGCACTTCTGGGCTTGAAGTCCCATAATATCGATTGGATCCATGGCTCTATTTTGATCATCAAAGAATTGATCTTGAAAGGCACAATGTTCATGAAAGAACATTATCGGAATGCCTGTGAAATCATTCTTCGTCTCAAGGACCATCGTGACCCAAAGATTCGCACCGAAGTCGTCCTCACCATCCCCATTCTTGCCTCATATGCCCCCACTGATTTCACTGAGATATACCTACACAAATTCATGGTCTACCTCCAAGCGCAACTCAAGAGAGACAAAGAGAGGAACTCCGCCTTCATCGCCATTGGAAAGATTGCCAATGCAGTGGGCACTGCTATTGGCCAGTATCTCGATGGCATCATCATCTACATTCGAGAGGGACTTGCCATGAAGGCGAAGAATCGGTCGGGAGTTAACGAGGCGCCAATGTTTGAGTGTATCAGCATGCTGTCCCTCGCAGTGGGGCAGGCGCTCAGCAAATACATGGAAGCTCTGTTGGATCCCATCTTTGCCTGCGGACTAAGCAAATCATTAACACAGGCTCTGGTCGACATGGCCCATTACATTCCCCCCATCAAACCCATGATCCAGGAAAAGCTTCTTGACATGCTCAGCATCATCCTTTGTGGGACGCCATTTCGGCCCCTCGGGTGTCCTGAAAACCGACTGCCTCCTATGCCATCATTCGCTAAAGACTTTGCACCGCACGAGCTTCACTCCGATTCTGATATTGCATTAGCGCTTCATACATTGGGCAGCTTTGACTTCTCCGGGCATATACTAAATGAGTTCGTGCGTGATGTTGCTATCAACTACGTGGAAAATGATAATCCCGAAATTCGAAAAGCGTCAGCTCTTACATGCTGCCAGCTGTTCGTTCATGATCCGATCATCAACCAAACCAGCGGACACTCCATCCAAGTCGTCAGCGAAGTCATTGACAAGCTCTTGACTGTAGGTATCGGAGATCCTGATCCTGAAATCCGACGCACCGTTTTGTGGTCGTTGGACCGCAAATTTGATCGGCACTTGGCACGACCAGAGAATATTCGATGTTTGTTCTTAGCAGTCAATGATGAGGTTTTTGATGTCAAGGAAGCCGCGATCTGCATTATCGGTCGACTTTCCAGCGTCAACCCTGCTTATGTGTTCCCGCCACTACGAAAACTGCTGGTCAATCTTCTCACCGGCCTTGGCTTCGCGAATACTGCCCGCCAAAAGGAGGAAACGGCTCAACTCATCAGCTTGTTTGTCTCTAATGCGACAAAATTGATCAGGTCATACGTTGATCCTATGGTGACCGCCTTGTTACCCAAGTCAACAGACATTAACCCAGGCGTTGCTGCCACTACTCTGAAGGCTGTCGGTGAGCTTGCCAATGTTGGCGGCCATGAGATGAGACAATATCTGCCTCAGATTATGCCGATTATTCTGGACTCACTCCAGGATCTTTCGTCGCATAACAAACGTGAAGCTGCGCTTCGGACATTGGGACAGTTGGCCAGCAATTCAGGATACGTTATTGAGCCATACATGGAATACCCCCATCTTCTCGCCGTGCTCATCAATATCATCAAAACAGAACAGACAGGCTCTCTACGCAAGGAGACCATCAAGCTTCTTGGAGTCCTCGGAGCCCTCGATCCCTATAAGTACCAGCAGATCAGCGAGATTGAACCTGATGTGCATCATATCAATGAAATACAAAATGTTTCTGATGTTGCCCTCATCATGCAGGGGCTCACCCCCTCCAATGAGGAGTACTATCCCACGGTGGTCATTcatactttgatgcagaaCATTCTTCGAGAAAATTCCCTGGCGCAATATCACTCAGCTGTCATTGATGCCATCGTCACAATTTTCAAGACTCTGGGCTTGAAGTGTGTCCCGTTCCTCGGACAAATCATTCCAGGGTTTATTTTGGTTATCAGAAGCGCTCCTTCTAGCCGCCTCGAGTCTTATTTCAACCAGATGGCAATCCTGGTGAATATCGTGCGACAGCATATTCGCACTTTCCTGCCAGAGATAATCGAGGTCATCAGAGACTTCTGGGACGCTTCATTTCAAATTCAAGGTACGATTATATCCTTGGTCGAGGCGATTGCTAGGTCGTTGGAAGGAGAATTTAGGAAGTATCTTGCTGGCCTGATCCCTTTGATGCTCGACACCCTTGATAAAGACACCTCGCCTCGCCGACTGCCCTCCGAGAAGATTCTTCATGCTCTTTTGATTTTCGGCACAAGCGGGGAGGAATACATGCATCTCATCCTTCCTTCAATTGTTCGATTGTTCGATCGACCACAAAATCCTCAGAGCATCCGCAAATCCGCCATCGATAGCTTAACGAAACTATCGCGGCAAGTCAATGTCTCTGACTTTGCATCTTTAATGGTTCATTCCCTATCACGAGTCGTGGCTAGCGGTGATCGTGTGCTGCGTCAAGCTGCTATGGACTGCATTTGTGCTCTCATTTTCCAGCTCGGGCAAGACTTCACGCACTACATTCATCTTCTAAACAAGGTCCTGAAAACCAATCAGATCACGCATGTCAATTACCAAATCCTGGTGACGAAACTCCAGAAGGGCGATCCACTTCCGCAGGACCTCAATCCAGAAGAGGTCTATGCTTTCCCGACTGATGACACCAATTTTTCCGAAATTGGACAAAAGAAGATTGTTGTGAACCAGCAACATCTAAAGAATGCGTGGGATGCTTCGCAAAAGTCTACTCGTGAGGATTGGCAGGAATGGATACGCCGTTTCAGCATTGAGCTGTTGAAGGAATCTCCATCCCCCGCATTGCGTGCTTGTGCTAGCTTAGCCGGAATCTATCAGCCGCTCTCAAGGGACCTTTTCAATGCTGCTTTCGTCTCGTGCTGGACCGAGTTGTATGATCAATATCAAGAAGAGCTTGTCCGCTCAATTGAAAAGGCGCTTACTTCTCCCAACATCTCCCCAGAGATTTTGCAAATCCTTCTCAATCTGGCCGAGTTCATGGAGCATGATGACAAGGCTCTTCCCATCGACATCCGGACCCTTGGAAAGTATGCCGCAAAGTGTCATGCTTTTGCTAAAGCCCTTCACTACAAAGAACTCGAGTTCGAACAAGATCAGAATTCAGGTGCGGTTGAAGCGTTGATTACCATTAACAACCAGCTTCAGCAGTCCGACGCTGCCATTGGTATCCTTCGCAAAGCGCAGGCATATCGTGATGTGGAGCTGAAGGAAACTTGGTTCGAGAAGCTCCAACGGTGGGATGAAGCCCTTGCTGCCTATAAGCGGCGTGAGAAAACGGATCCAGACTCATTTGGTATCACCATGGGTAAGATGCGCTGTTTGCACGCTCTTGGCGAGTGGAAGGTTCTCTCGGACCTTGCTCAAGAGAAGTGGAACCAAGCATCACTCGAGCATCGCCGAGCTATTGCACCTCTtgccgctgccgctgccTGGGGCCGGGGCCAGTGGGAGTTGATGGACTCCTACCTTGGTGTCATGAAAGAGCAGTCTCCAGACCGCTCGTTCTTCGGTGCCATTCTGGCAATTCATCGCAATCAGTTCGAAGAGGCCAACATGTACATCGAGAAGGCTCGCAATGGCCTCGATACCGAATTGTCTGCTCTTCTCGGAGAGTCATACAATCGTGCCTACAATGTTGTTGTCCGGGTTCAGATGCTCGCTGAACTGGAAGAGATCATCACATACAAGCAAAACATTGGCGACCCTGAAAAGCAAGATGCCATGCGTAAAACTTGGAATCAAAGACTGCTTGGATGTCAGCAAAACGTGGAAGTGTGGCAGCGCATGCTCAAGGTTAGAGCTCTTGTCACTGCCCCACGTGAGAATCTTGACATGTCCATCAAGTTCGCCAACCTTTGTCGCAAGTCCAATCGCATGGGTCTTGCGGAACGGTCCCTTGCATCTCTAGAGACAGTGGTGTCCGATGCTAACGGCACCCACACTATCGCGCCACCCGAAGTGACATACGCCAGGCTGAAATTCAGTTGGGCAAATGGTCATCAACTAGAGTCTCTTGAAATGATGAAGGAGTTTACATCTGGTCTGACCGACGATTTCTCCAGATACAACACACTCATGGTCTCAAATGCTGATCATCATGGCGCGAATGGAGTCAACGGGGTCGTAGATCAGAACCACCCAGAAGCTATCCGCCTGAAAGAAAGGATTGGTGACGCCAATAAATTCAGAAAACTTCTTTCCAAAAGCTATCTCAGGCAGGGAGAGTGGCAGACAACTCTACAAAGGGGTGATTGGAGACCGGAACAGGTTCGAGAGGTTCTCAACGCCTACTCGGCAGCGACCCAATACAACCGCGATTCATACAAGGCGTGGCACTCCTGGGCACTTGCAAACTTCGAAGTTGTTACCACGATTTCCAACCAGGCTAACCGTGAGGGCATGCCTGCACCAGTTCCTGCTCATATTGTTACAGAGCATGTGATTCCTGCCATCCGCGGATTCATTCGCTCCATCGCTTTGTCCTTGACATCTTCGTTGCAAGACACCTTGAGACTGCTTACTCTGTGGTTTAATCATGGTGGAGATCATGAGGTGAACACTGTCGTCACGGAAGGTTTTACAGCTGTCAATATTGACACTTGGCTTGCTGTCACTCCTCAACTAATCGCTCGCATTAATCAGCCTAATATAAGGGTCCGGGGTGCGGTACATAGGTTGCTTGCCGAGGTTGGCAAAGCTCATCCCCAAGCCCTTGTGTATCCACTAACGGTGGCAATGAAATCGAATGTCACTCGACGCTCTCAATCTGCTAGTAACATCATGGAAAGTATGCGGCAACATAGCGCCAAACTTGTTGAGCAAGCAGACCTCGTGAGTCATGAGCTTATCCGAGTTGCGGTGTTGTGGCATGAACTCTGGCATGAAGGCCTGGAAGAAGCCTCTCGTCTCTATTTCGGTGACCACAATGTTGAAGGCATGTTCTCGACCCTTGCCCCCTTCCATGATATGCTAGACAAGGGCGCCGAGACCCTTCGTGAGGTGTCATTTGCGCAAGCTTTCGGTCGTGACCTGGCTGAAGCTAAGCACTACTGCATGATGTATCGCGAATCGGAGGAAATCGGCGACCTCAACCAAGCTTGGGATTTGTATTACACTGTGTTCCGCAAGATCAGCCGACAACTGCCACAGCTATCGACTCTCGATCTCAAATACGTGTCTCCTCGACTCAAGGACTGCTCAGACCTTGATCTTGCTGTTCCAGGAACATATCAGAGTGGTAAACCAGTCATTCGAATCATGAGCTTTGACCCGATACTGCATGTCTTGCAGACCAAGAAACGACCGCGTCGCATGACGCTCAAGGGCAGCAACGGTAGCTCTTACATGTATCTTGTCAAGGGTCATGAAGATATTCGACAAGATGAGCGAGTCATGCAACTTTTCGGCTTGTGCAATACCTTGCTGGATAACGATAGTGAGAGTTTCAAGCGACACTTATCTGTCCAGCGATTCCCTGCTATTCCATTGTCGCAGAGCTCGGGCCTTCTCGGATGGGTGTCCAACAGTGATACATTGCATGCCTTGATCAAGGAATATCGAGAAAGCCGTCGGATTCTACTCAACATCGAGCACCGAATCATGCTTCAAATGGCACCTGACTATGATAGCCTTACTCTCATGCAGAAGGTCGAAGTCTTCGGTTACGCTATGGACAACACGACTGGCAAGGATCTGTACCGTGTGCTATGGCTCAAGAGCAAGAGCTCTGAGGCATGGCTGGAACGCCGTACGAACTACACTCGATCGCTCGGTGTTATGTCTATGGTCGGCTACATACTCGGTCTGGGAGACAGGCATCCATCGAACTTGTTGCTGGATCGTGGTAATGGCCGTGTGGTTCACATCGACTTTGGTGATTGTTTCGAGATCGCAATGCATCGAGAGAAGTACCCGGAACGAGTTCCGTTCCGACTTACTCGCATGTTGACATTCGCCATGGAAGTCAGCAACATTGAGGGTAGTTACCGCATCACTTGCGAGGCTGTTATGCGTGTTCTACGAGAGCATAAGGATTCATTGATGGCGGTCTTGGAGGCT TTCATCCACGACCCTCTAATCAATTGGCGTCTGGGTACACAAGAGTCCCCTGACCGAGTGTCCCATACTGCGGACCGCCGCCAGTCAATCATGGAAGGCGTCAATTTCGAACCTGGCAGCCAGCCGCCAGGCGATTTCTCCCGTCGCCGTCGCCCGTCAATGCTTGAAGGTGGCATTCTCGATGCTCCAGAAGGCGTTCCACAAGAAGCCCGCGAGGCACAGAATGCCCGTGCTCTCCAGGTTCTAGCCCGAGTCAAGGAGAAGCTCACTGGGCGAGACTTCAGAAACAATGAAGAGCTGAGTGTCAGTGACCAGGTGGACAAACTCATTGCACAGGCAACCAATGTTGAGAATATCTGTCAACACTGGATTGGATGGTGTAGTTTCTGGTGA
- a CDS encoding DUF408 domain protein, which produces MAQQGPSCPLKTSLPKTFAAVNAQHPPPSYSYPTQEEQDKYLEGRPGATQKHLEVALQHAQQIQTQKDAEDVILNRILELLELPSSPTADPAAPSREDTVKVKYSLAPFRPSDYDNLILERNFEDLCGYALCPHKHRKQNNGPQGGFQFKYGPKGSGPGGRGRSVEIVSQDRVEKWCSDACAERALWIRVQLSEKPVWERRAGDTRGTTILLLEEARAKRLKAPAATSSVSSVVDDLQSMGLGNRDRSRELALERGDISMIRPDGRINVDVRENQRGPCQVASAPQMRPEDENGGSIEGYVPRERRDVDQDGDIDLLDQI; this is translated from the coding sequence ATGGCACAGCAAGGGCCGAGCTGCCCTCTCAAGACCTCTCTTCCCAAGACATTTGCCGCCGTCAATGCCCAGCATCCTCCACCTTCATACTCATATCCTAcacaagaagagcaagacaaATACCTAGAAGGTAGGCCTGGTGCAACCCAGAAGCACCTCGAAGTCGCTCTGCAACACGCGCAGCAGATCCAGACCCAAAAAGACGCCGAAGATGTCATTCTAAACCGCATTCTTGAGCTCCTCGAGCTTCCCTCCTCCCCGACAGCAGACCCTGCCGCGCCATCTCGAGAAGATACCGTAAAAGTCAAATACTCACTCGCCCCATTCCGCCCCAGCGACTACGACAACTTGATCCTTGAACGAAATTTTGAAGACTTGTGCGGGTATGCTTTATGTCCTCACAAACATCGCAAGCAAAACAATGGTCCACAAGGCGGGTTCCAATTTAAATACGGTCCCAAAGGAAGCGGGCCAGGAGGACGCGGGCGCAGCGTGGAAATCGTTTCCCAGGACCGCGTCGAAAAGTGGTGCTCAGATGCATGCGCAGAGCGTGCTCTTTGGATTCGAGTGCAGCTGTCCGAGAAGCCTGTATGGGAACGAAGGGCAGGTGATACTCGGGGCACGACCATTCTACTACTTGAGGAAGCTCGTGCCAAGCGCTTGAAGGCACCGGCAGCTACTAGTAGCGTCTCTTCCGTTGTGGATGATTTGCAGAGCATGGGCCTGGGGAATCGCGATCGGTCCCGGGAGCTTGCGTTGGAACGCGGCGATATCAGCATGATCCGTCCGGATGGACGTATTAACgtcgatgtcagagagaaTCAACGTGGTCCTTGCCAGGTTGCTAGCGCTCCACAGATGCGTCCGGAGGATGAAAACGGCGGTTCGATCGAAGGATACGTGCCCAGGGAGCGACGAGACGTGGATCAAGATGGAGACATAGACTTGCTTGATCAGATCTGA
- a CDS encoding 40S ribosomal protein eS17 yields MGRVRTKTVKRSAKVIIERYYPKLTLDFETNKRICDEIAIIASKRLRNKIAGYTTHLMKRIQRGPVRGISFKLQEEERERKDQYVPEVSALDVSQTESGQLDVDADTKDLLKSLGFDNLKVNVVAVSQQQQAERPRRFGPR; encoded by the exons ATGGGTCGCGTCCGTACCAAGACAGTCAAGCGCTCCGCTAAGGTCATCATCGAGCGTTACTACCCCAAGTTGACCCTCGACTTCGAGACCAACAAGCGTATCTGTGATGAGATCGCCATCATTGCCTCCAAGCGTCTTCGCAACAAG ATTGCTGGTTACACCACCCACTTGATGAAGCGCATCCAGCGTGGTCCCGTCCGCGGCATCTCCTTCAAGCTGCAGGAGGAGGAGCGTGAGCGTAAGGATCAGTACGTTCCTGAAGTCTCCGCTCTCGATGTCTCCCAGACCGAGTCCGGTCAGCTCGACGTTGACGCCGACACCAAGGACCTTCTCAAGTCTCTTGGC TTCGACAACCTCAAGGTCAACGTTGTTGCTGTCAGCCAGCAGCAGCAGGCCGAGCGCCCCCGTCGTTTCGGTCCCCGCTAA